Proteins from a single region of Artemia franciscana chromosome 20, ASM3288406v1, whole genome shotgun sequence:
- the LOC136040164 gene encoding zinc finger protein ZFP2-like, translating to MRETSIYIPSPELQNRPFGVSSRLSNLPSESGSQEPYGNDRGMMNSTVISSDGVSQPILFGPKPIVMVKKLTENVIEELIAGIWRCSACGKAEKSFLILDLHIDTGCEELSPIECDVCPTVVRNYRDFVFHFLEHQMGRTKRCPICLREFTGDLGQHLVLQGHLAPNVSESELQENAPLFVSHNSSTSGISNSFKSESEEKGSEDQITYLVSRLHSKKRRKLRGYRKTHLEKKTYKCNLCRKCFSKPSILNMHQRVHTGVKPFRCDLCHKSFSLAGNLKKHQGVHTGVKPFKCNVCNKGFSASSGLSKHQRVHTGQKPFKCDVCKKCVSTSSSLNKHQKLHNGIKPFKCDICKKCFSTSGDLTRHKRCYTGERPFKCDLCKKCFANSSNLNVHQRVHNGQKPFECDICKKKFSGSSNLNMHQRVHTGVKPFRCDLCHKNFSLAGNLKKHQGVHTGVKPFKCNVCNKGFSASSDLSKHQRVHTGEKPFKCDVCKKCVSTSSSLNKHQRLHNGVKPFKCDICKKCFSTSGDLTRHKRCHTGERLFKCDLCKKCFANSSNLNVHQRVHNGQKPFECDICKKKFSVSSNLNVHQRLHTGDKTFK from the coding sequence GAATGATGAATTCTACTGTGATCAGTTCTGATGGTGTGAGTCAGCCAATACTCTTTGGCCCAAAACCGATCGTTATGGTGAAGAAGCTGACAGAAAATGTTATTGAAGAATTAATTGCCGGCATATGGCGTTGCAGCGCCTGTGGAAAGGCAGAAAAATCGTTTTTGATCCTAGATCTTCACATCGACACTGGATGTGAAGAACTTTCACCAATAGAGTGTGACGTCTGTCCTACAGTAGTTCGAAATTACAGAgattttgttttccattttttggaaCACCAAATGGGAAGAACAAAAAGATGTCCTATCTGTTTACGAGAATTTACTGGTGACCTAGGACAACATCTAGTTTTGCAAGGTCACTTAGCACCAAATGTCTCTGAATCAGAACTACAGGAGAATGCGCCACTATTTGTTTCGCATAATTCATCTACAAGCGGCATCTCAAATTCATTTAAATCGGAATCTGAAGAAAAAGGGTCAGAGGATCAGATAACCTATTTGGTTAGTCGGTTACACAGTAAAAAACGCAGAAAATTAAGGGGATATCGAAAAACACATCtagaaaaaaagacatataaATGTAATCTATgtagaaaatgtttttctaagCCAAGCATTTTGAATATGCATCAAAGAGTGCATACTGGTGTGAAACCATTTAGATGTGATTTATGTCACAAGAGTTTCTCTTTAGCAGGCaatttgaaaaaacatcaaGGAGTACATACTGGCGTGAAACCATTTAAATGTAATGTATGTAATAAAGGATTTTCTGCATCAAGTGGTTTGAGTAAACATCAAAGAGTGCACACTGGTCAGAAACCATTCAAATGTGATGTTTGTAAGAAATGCGTTTCTACATCAAGCAGTTtgaataaacatcaaaaattacataatggcattaaaccatttaaatgtgatatttgtaagaaatgcTTTTCTACATCAGGTGATTTGACTAGGCATAAACGATGTTATACAGGCGAGAGGCCTTTCAAATGTGATCTATGTAAGAAATGCTTTGCTAACTCAAGCAATTTGAATGTGCACCAAAGAGTTCATAATGGTCAGAAACCATTTGAATGTGATAtatgtaaaaagaaattttccggATCAAGTAATTTGAATATGCATCAAAGAGTACATACTGGTGTGAAACCATTTAGATGTGATTTATGTCACAAGAATTTCTCTTTAGCAGGCaatttgaaaaaacatcaaGGAGTACATACTGGCGTGAAACCATTTAAATGTAATGTATGTAATAAAGGTTTTTCTGCATCAAGTGATTTGAGTAAACATCAAAGAGTGCACACTGGCGAGAAACCATTCAAATGTGATGTTTGTAAGAAATGCGTTTCTACATCAAGCAGTTTGAATAAACATCAAAGATTACATAATGGCGTTaaaccatttaaatgtgatatttgtaagaaatgcTTTTCTACATCAGGTGATTTGACTAGGCATAAACGATGTCATACAGGCGAGAGACTTTTCAAATGTGATCTATGTAAGAAATGTTTTGCTAACTCAAGCAATTTGAATGTGCACCAAAGAGTTCATAATGGTCAGAAACCATTTGAATGTGATAtatgtaaaaagaaattttccgtATCAAGTAATTTGAATGTGCATCAAAGATTGCATACTGGTGATAAGACATTTAAATAG